One Saccharopolyspora erythraea NRRL 2338 genomic region harbors:
- a CDS encoding S1C family serine protease, protein MTTASGLPPEPFDGEALDAYSRTVAAVASAITPKVASLHVPGERGDGSGSAVVFTSDGFLLTNAHVVGGARGGTAAFADGTTSPFAVTGSDPLSDLAVVRAEGPTPGPVRLGDSDGLVVGQLVVAVGNPLGLAGSVTAGVVSGLGRSLPARSGHAGRIIEDVIQTDAALNPGNSGGALADSRGVVVGINTAVAGVGLGLAIPVNSTTRRIIDSLVRFRRVRRAFLGLVTTPAPLPEDLAARIGQRTGLRVVDVVRQSPAARAGLHPGDLVLTAGGRPVRDAQGLQRLMFAEAIGKPLQITVTRNGALVDVITEPTELLDTSA, encoded by the coding sequence ATGACCACCGCATCAGGACTCCCGCCCGAGCCCTTCGACGGCGAGGCACTCGACGCCTACTCCCGCACCGTGGCCGCGGTGGCCTCGGCCATCACGCCGAAGGTCGCGAGCCTGCACGTGCCGGGCGAGCGCGGCGACGGCAGCGGTTCGGCGGTCGTGTTCACCTCCGACGGGTTCCTGCTCACCAACGCCCACGTCGTGGGCGGGGCGCGGGGCGGCACGGCCGCGTTCGCCGACGGCACCACCTCACCCTTCGCGGTCACCGGCTCCGACCCGCTGTCGGACCTTGCGGTGGTGCGGGCCGAGGGCCCCACGCCCGGACCGGTGCGGCTGGGCGACAGCGACGGCCTCGTGGTCGGGCAGCTGGTGGTGGCGGTGGGCAACCCGCTCGGGCTCGCGGGTTCGGTGACCGCGGGAGTGGTGAGCGGACTCGGCCGGTCGCTGCCGGCCCGCAGCGGCCACGCGGGGCGCATCATCGAGGACGTCATCCAGACCGACGCCGCGCTCAACCCCGGCAACTCCGGCGGTGCGCTGGCCGACTCGCGCGGCGTCGTCGTGGGGATCAACACCGCCGTCGCCGGCGTGGGGCTCGGACTGGCGATCCCCGTCAACTCCACGACCCGGCGCATCATCGACTCGCTGGTGCGCTTCCGCCGCGTCCGCCGCGCCTTCCTGGGGCTGGTGACCACGCCCGCCCCGCTGCCGGAGGACCTGGCCGCGCGGATCGGCCAGCGCACGGGGCTGCGGGTGGTCGACGTGGTGCGCCAGAGCCCCGCGGCCCGCGCCGGGCTGCACCCCGGCGACCTCGTGCTCACCGCGGGCGGGCGCCCGGTGCGCGACGCGCAGGGCCTGCAGCGCCTGATGTTCGCCGAGGCCATCGGCAAGCCGCTGCAGATCACGGTGACCCGCAACGGCGCGCTCGTCGACGTCATCACCGAGCCGACCGAGCTGCTCGACACGTCGGCCTGA
- a CDS encoding ABC transporter permease, with protein sequence MSSGSIPITPALGVVVAVLLVAAAAVVRLGGIGHYRPILVAGVRGAVQLLAVALVIAYIVGFGALVGLFIFVMFAVATRTAGRRITRDRTWWWTALPIAAGVAPVVALLLVSAAVPVTGLVLIPLVGQLIGGALTATALAGRRLLDELSQRKGEVEAALALGMTERDARMEVARPVAGSALVPALDQTRTVGTVTLPGAFVGMMLGGAGPVEAGLVQLFVLVGLLAVESVAIVVVLEIVARGLLTRTTEPARRRRR encoded by the coding sequence GTGTCGTCGGGTTCGATTCCGATCACCCCGGCCCTGGGGGTGGTCGTCGCCGTCCTGCTGGTCGCCGCCGCGGCGGTGGTCCGGCTCGGCGGGATCGGGCACTACCGGCCGATCCTGGTCGCGGGGGTGCGCGGTGCCGTCCAGCTGCTCGCGGTCGCGCTCGTCATCGCCTACATCGTCGGCTTCGGCGCCCTGGTCGGCCTGTTCATCTTCGTGATGTTCGCGGTCGCCACCCGCACGGCGGGTCGGCGCATCACCCGCGACCGGACCTGGTGGTGGACGGCCCTGCCGATCGCCGCCGGGGTGGCGCCGGTGGTGGCGTTGCTGCTGGTCAGCGCGGCGGTGCCGGTGACCGGTCTGGTGCTGATCCCGCTGGTCGGGCAACTGATCGGCGGGGCGCTCACCGCCACGGCCCTGGCCGGGAGGCGGCTGCTCGACGAGCTTTCCCAGCGCAAGGGCGAGGTGGAGGCGGCACTGGCACTGGGCATGACCGAGCGGGACGCGCGCATGGAGGTGGCCCGTCCCGTCGCGGGCTCGGCGCTGGTCCCAGCGCTGGACCAGACCCGGACGGTCGGCACCGTCACCCTTCCGGGCGCCTTCGTGGGGATGATGCTCGGTGGGGCGGGTCCGGTCGAGGCGGGTCTGGTGCAGCTCTTCGTACTGGTGGGACTGCTCGCGGTGGAGTCGGTGGCCATCGTCGTGGTGCTGGAGATCGTCGCCCGGGGCCTGCTCACCCGCACGACCGAGCCCGCCCGCCGCCGCCGGCGCTGA
- a CDS encoding DUF5957 family protein, with amino-acid sequence MPPRLWWTTGWPARSGPARRSCGLKLLPAVLAVGGAVAAPLVLRRRDGVHSPER; translated from the coding sequence GTGCCACCACGGTTGTGGTGGACGACCGGCTGGCCTGCGCGTTCCGGTCCGGCGAGGCGGTCGTGCGGGCTGAAGTTGCTCCCCGCCGTGCTCGCCGTCGGCGGCGCTGTGGCCGCACCGCTTGTCCTCCGGAGGAGGGACGGAGTCCACTCACCGGAACGTTGA